The following proteins come from a genomic window of Nocardiopsis sp. YSL2:
- a CDS encoding TetR/AcrR family transcriptional regulator, with product MAERVVPPGERRRRRPTRQGVVLSEELIVATALRLISEHGAEALTVRRLGHALGADPSSLYRYFRNSDDLMLAVADEMIGRVLREWRPTGDWRADLRDLGLKMHAGALSHPQAAVLSAYRVTGRVHEIRAVEAILAVLRGAGLPDAEAVRTYHAFIDTTLGFAALDAANTALPDAAREAEERVWRETYAGLPEETHPNIAATAPLLAASMKGSAYPLALDMLLAAAAARLAHLTRDS from the coding sequence ATGGCCGAGCGGGTGGTGCCGCCCGGGGAGCGGCGGCGCCGACGGCCGACCAGGCAGGGGGTCGTGCTGTCGGAGGAGCTGATCGTCGCGACGGCCCTGCGCCTGATCAGCGAGCACGGGGCCGAGGCGCTGACCGTCCGACGGCTGGGCCACGCGCTCGGCGCCGACCCCAGCAGCCTGTACCGCTACTTCAGGAACTCCGACGACCTGATGCTGGCCGTGGCCGACGAGATGATCGGCCGTGTCCTGCGGGAGTGGCGGCCCACCGGGGACTGGCGTGCCGACCTGCGCGACCTCGGGCTCAAGATGCACGCCGGGGCCCTGTCACACCCCCAGGCGGCCGTGTTGAGCGCGTACCGCGTGACCGGCCGCGTGCACGAGATCCGGGCGGTGGAGGCGATCCTGGCGGTACTGCGCGGTGCGGGCCTCCCCGACGCCGAGGCGGTGCGGACCTACCACGCGTTCATCGACACGACCCTGGGCTTCGCGGCCCTGGACGCGGCGAACACGGCGCTGCCCGACGCCGCCCGCGAGGCCGAGGAACGGGTGTGGCGGGAGACCTACGCCGGCCTGCCTGAGGAGACGCACCCCAACATCGCCGCCACGGCCCCGCTGCTCGCGGCCAGCATGAAGGGGAGCGCCTACCCCCTGGCGCTGGACATGCTGCTGGCGGCGGCCGCGGCCCGCCTGGCCCACCTCACCCGCGACTCGTGA
- a CDS encoding APC family permease, whose product MATIPPPAPAVPPPVPTGRPLRRSIGVLGGVAIAASSTAATTTIGIGLTAMALTVGPHLPAVLLLGVLPILCIAGAYTQLNRVEPNAGNTYVWVGRSLSPWLGFLVGWTLIVATVAFLAYTTAVTGSAILQTALVFGVTGVAGLDVDPGSTAQGVATGVLVLVAVTLTAVAGLRTAARFQVALLVFEYAVLLGFLGYGAVTGPNPFSWDWFNPFALPSAQVLAQGLLLSVFCYWGFEAAFSVNEEVRDPRDASRAGLITLLSVLGLFMLGSVAFQRVLSDRELTESGEQGLAVFAGHLAGQPWATLPLVALMFSAVASLQAGVIPTARAMFAMSRDRTLGPLWSRVSPRFGTPAAGTVALGSLAAAVAVLSLAIPRLSDVILATVNSVGLLIALIYVLTALAAVVRFLGLFRRSWRAGLVAVVLPLLGGTVLLVITGYLCWLFATGTDHFAVDPDNGWFLLTVPALMLASGLVAAAWARWVRKSPYFLRGNDPEQPAEPAPTETVIPEPEGSNHR is encoded by the coding sequence ATGGCAACGATCCCTCCCCCGGCCCCGGCCGTCCCTCCTCCCGTCCCCACGGGCAGGCCCCTGCGCCGGTCCATCGGCGTGCTGGGCGGCGTCGCCATCGCGGCCTCCAGCACAGCGGCCACCACCACCATCGGCATCGGCCTGACCGCGATGGCGCTCACGGTCGGCCCCCACCTGCCCGCCGTCCTGCTGCTGGGCGTCCTGCCCATCCTCTGTATCGCCGGGGCGTACACGCAGCTCAACCGGGTCGAACCGAACGCGGGCAACACCTACGTGTGGGTCGGGCGCTCCCTCAGTCCGTGGCTGGGCTTCCTGGTGGGGTGGACCCTGATCGTCGCCACGGTGGCGTTCCTCGCCTACACCACCGCCGTGACCGGATCCGCGATCCTGCAGACGGCCCTGGTGTTCGGCGTGACCGGTGTCGCGGGGCTGGACGTCGACCCCGGATCCACGGCCCAGGGCGTCGCGACGGGCGTCCTGGTGCTCGTCGCGGTGACGCTGACCGCGGTCGCCGGTCTGCGCACGGCGGCCCGGTTCCAGGTCGCCCTGCTGGTCTTCGAGTACGCGGTCCTGCTCGGGTTCCTCGGCTACGGCGCCGTGACCGGCCCCAACCCCTTCAGCTGGGACTGGTTCAACCCCTTCGCCCTCCCCTCCGCGCAGGTGCTCGCGCAGGGTCTGCTGCTCTCGGTGTTCTGCTACTGGGGGTTCGAGGCGGCCTTCAGCGTCAACGAGGAGGTGCGCGACCCGAGGGACGCCTCCCGCGCCGGACTCATCACCCTGCTCAGCGTGCTCGGCCTGTTCATGCTCGGCTCGGTGGCCTTCCAGCGCGTGCTCTCGGACCGGGAGCTGACCGAGAGCGGGGAGCAGGGGCTCGCCGTCTTCGCCGGTCACCTGGCCGGGCAGCCGTGGGCGACGCTTCCGCTGGTGGCGCTGATGTTCTCGGCCGTCGCCTCGCTCCAGGCCGGGGTGATCCCGACCGCCCGCGCCATGTTCGCCATGAGCCGGGACCGTACCCTCGGGCCGCTGTGGTCCCGGGTCAGCCCGCGGTTCGGCACGCCGGCCGCGGGGACCGTCGCCCTCGGCTCCCTGGCGGCGGCCGTCGCGGTGCTGTCACTGGCGATCCCCCGGCTCTCGGACGTGATCCTGGCGACCGTCAACTCGGTCGGCCTGCTCATCGCCCTCATCTACGTGCTGACGGCGCTGGCCGCCGTCGTGAGGTTCCTGGGCCTCTTCCGGCGGTCGTGGCGGGCGGGGCTCGTCGCCGTGGTCCTGCCCCTCCTGGGCGGGACGGTCCTGCTCGTGATCACCGGCTACCTGTGCTGGCTCTTCGCCACCGGTACCGACCACTTCGCCGTGGACCCCGACAACGGCTGGTTCCTGCTGACGGTCCCGGCGCTCATGCTCGCCTCGGGACTGGTGGCCGCCGCCTGGGCGCGCTGGGTGCGAAAGTCCCCCTACTTCCTCCGCGGAAACGACCCGGAGCAGCCCGCCGAACCCGCCCCGACCGAGACCGTCATCCCCGAACCGGAAGGATCGAACCACCGATGA
- a CDS encoding amidohydrolase yields MNSRHADLVLTGGAVLTPDGPRTGAPDGANSVAVADGRIAAVGREEVLDLAGPSTRVVDLAGRLLMPGFQDAHAHPVTAGLEMVHCDLTEARTAEETVAAVAAYAATHPGQGWITGGGWSMEAFEGGAPHRTALDAVVPDRPAYLPNRDHHGAWANSRALELAGITRHTPDPSDGRIERDADGEPTGLLQEGAMDLVGRLAPEPSPAELRAALLRAQGHLHSLGITAWQDAIVGAFPGMPDVSSTYAALAREGALTARVVGALWWDRDRGAEQIPELLERRAALSHGRFRADTVKIMLDGVAETGTAAMLDPYLDGCGCPTGNRGTSFVDPERLAGYVTELDALGFQTHFHALGDRAVRDALDALESARGANGPSVNRPHLAHLQVVHPDDVPRFAALGATANLQPLWAAHEPQMDELTIPFLGAERAGWQYPFGSLRRAGAVLAAGSDWPVSSPDPVLGVHVAVNRVLPGSSAPVFLPAERLDLRTAITAYTAGSAYVNRLDETGAIRPGALADLVVLDRDPFAGPPEEIHEARAALTFVEGEAVYEASTA; encoded by the coding sequence ATGAACTCCCGCCACGCCGACCTCGTCCTCACCGGAGGCGCCGTCCTCACGCCGGACGGCCCGCGCACCGGAGCACCGGACGGCGCGAACTCCGTCGCCGTCGCGGACGGCCGTATCGCGGCCGTGGGCCGCGAGGAGGTCCTGGACCTGGCCGGCCCGAGCACCAGGGTCGTGGACCTGGCAGGCCGGCTCCTGATGCCCGGCTTCCAGGACGCCCACGCACACCCGGTCACCGCGGGCCTGGAGATGGTCCACTGCGACCTGACCGAGGCCCGGACCGCGGAGGAGACCGTCGCCGCCGTGGCCGCCTACGCCGCCACGCACCCCGGCCAGGGATGGATCACCGGCGGCGGCTGGTCCATGGAGGCCTTCGAGGGCGGCGCGCCGCACCGGACAGCCCTGGACGCCGTGGTCCCGGACCGCCCGGCCTACCTGCCCAACCGCGACCACCACGGAGCCTGGGCCAACAGCCGGGCGCTGGAGCTGGCGGGCATCACGCGCCACACCCCCGACCCGTCGGACGGCCGTATCGAGCGCGACGCCGACGGCGAACCCACCGGGCTCCTCCAGGAGGGGGCGATGGACCTGGTGGGCCGGCTGGCCCCGGAGCCCTCCCCGGCGGAGCTGCGCGCCGCGCTGCTGCGCGCGCAGGGGCACCTGCACTCGTTGGGGATCACGGCCTGGCAGGACGCCATCGTCGGGGCCTTCCCGGGCATGCCGGACGTGTCGTCGACCTACGCGGCGCTCGCGCGCGAGGGAGCGCTCACCGCGCGGGTGGTCGGCGCGCTGTGGTGGGACCGGGACCGCGGCGCCGAGCAGATCCCCGAACTCCTGGAACGCCGCGCGGCCCTGAGCCACGGCCGGTTCCGCGCCGACACGGTGAAGATCATGCTCGACGGCGTCGCCGAGACGGGCACCGCGGCGATGCTCGACCCGTATCTGGACGGCTGCGGTTGCCCCACGGGCAACCGGGGGACGAGCTTCGTGGATCCGGAACGGCTCGCGGGCTACGTCACGGAGCTGGACGCGCTCGGGTTCCAGACGCACTTCCACGCGCTCGGCGACCGCGCGGTGCGCGACGCCCTGGACGCGCTCGAATCGGCGCGCGGGGCCAACGGGCCCTCCGTGAACCGTCCGCACCTGGCGCACCTGCAGGTCGTCCACCCGGACGACGTGCCCCGCTTCGCGGCCCTGGGAGCGACGGCGAACCTGCAGCCGCTGTGGGCGGCCCACGAGCCCCAGATGGACGAGCTGACCATTCCGTTCCTGGGAGCGGAGAGAGCCGGGTGGCAGTACCCGTTCGGCTCGCTCAGGCGCGCCGGGGCGGTCCTGGCGGCGGGCAGCGACTGGCCGGTCAGCAGCCCGGATCCGGTCCTGGGCGTCCACGTGGCGGTCAACAGGGTCCTGCCGGGCTCGTCGGCCCCGGTGTTCCTCCCGGCGGAGCGCCTGGACCTGCGGACGGCCATCACGGCCTACACGGCGGGTTCGGCGTACGTGAACCGCCTGGACGAGACGGGGGCCATCAGGCCGGGAGCGCTGGCCGACCTGGTGGTACTGGACCGCGACCCGTTCGCGGGTCCACCGGAGGAGATCCACGAGGCCCGCGCCGCGCTCACCTTCGTGGAAGGCGAGGCGGTCTACGAGGCGTCCACCGCCTGA
- the sph gene encoding sphingomyelin phosphodiesterase: MYRRTAPALIVALILPLFVAVGPASADPGPAPRIATYNAYLLPRALYPNWGQEIRADLIARDGVVSGQDVVVLQELFDNPSADVLRAGISEEYPHGTPVVGRSRSGWDATTGYRAHTTTNGGVSVHSVWPIVRREQHIFTRSCGSDWFANKGFARVELDTPDGPLHVIGTHMQSEDSSCADGEDEDVRTHQLGQIRAVIDTIPDGEPVYVAGDLNIVGGGGEWDRALKRLDAVEPAFTGAPYSWDTGTNSIARYNYPDWGPQQLDYVLPIRGGAAPVSFTNETRGVKSEPWSVSSWGRTYTYDDYSDHYPVFGTAG; this comes from the coding sequence GTGTACAGACGAACAGCCCCCGCCCTCATCGTCGCCCTGATCCTCCCCCTCTTCGTGGCCGTGGGCCCCGCGTCGGCCGACCCCGGCCCCGCGCCCCGCATCGCCACCTACAACGCCTACCTGCTGCCCCGCGCGCTCTACCCCAACTGGGGCCAGGAGATCCGCGCCGACCTCATCGCCCGGGACGGCGTCGTGTCCGGGCAGGACGTCGTGGTCCTCCAGGAGCTCTTCGACAACCCCTCCGCCGACGTCCTGCGCGCCGGGATCTCCGAGGAGTACCCCCACGGCACGCCCGTCGTGGGGCGCTCGCGCTCGGGCTGGGACGCCACCACCGGCTACCGAGCCCACACCACGACCAACGGCGGTGTCAGCGTCCACAGCGTCTGGCCGATCGTCCGCCGCGAGCAGCACATCTTCACGCGCTCCTGCGGTTCCGACTGGTTCGCCAACAAGGGCTTCGCCCGGGTGGAGCTGGACACCCCCGACGGCCCCCTGCACGTCATCGGCACCCACATGCAGTCCGAGGACAGCTCCTGCGCCGACGGCGAGGACGAGGACGTCCGCACCCACCAGCTCGGGCAGATCCGCGCCGTCATCGACACGATTCCCGACGGCGAGCCGGTCTACGTGGCGGGCGACCTCAACATCGTCGGCGGCGGCGGGGAGTGGGACCGCGCACTCAAGCGGCTCGACGCGGTCGAGCCGGCCTTCACCGGCGCCCCCTACTCCTGGGACACCGGCACCAACTCCATCGCCCGGTACAACTACCCCGACTGGGGACCGCAGCAGCTCGACTACGTGCTGCCGATCCGCGGCGGCGCGGCTCCGGTGTCGTTCACCAACGAGACGCGCGGCGTCAAGAGCGAACCGTGGTCCGTCTCGTCCTGGGGCCGGACCTACACCTACGACGACTACTCCGACCACTACCCGGTCTTCGGCACCGCGGGCTGA
- a CDS encoding type II CAAX prenyl endopeptidase Rce1 family protein encodes MRTNEFASAGLPEGEPYHRLGRNSRFRWWTPLLTLLVFGILLVFLWIGIVLAITIVAVIGGSGLAPDAMSVGEVAGLAFGLAPTALLIPIVLFVVRVVQWRRVGTLMSVEGRLRWSWLLRCTAAAVVPVGVCLIAFLFLVDRLAPGSGPVGETGGAEVFAAAVVVIVLLVPFQAAAEELTARGLMMQLVGSLGARPGEPRGGGAASRVLRSPGTAVLAGGTLVPVLYAATHPDDLWVTSSLTVMGLGMAWLTWRTGGVEAAIGLHVVSSLVQFLLTAYEGRLSEVGTGAVLGAGLPSGGGTPLGLALTVAQVGAYVLGVTWLAGRGGVRRASARARR; translated from the coding sequence GTGCGCACCAACGAGTTCGCCAGCGCGGGACTGCCGGAGGGTGAGCCCTATCACAGGTTGGGTCGCAACTCCCGGTTCCGCTGGTGGACCCCGCTGCTGACCCTGCTGGTCTTCGGGATCCTCCTGGTCTTCCTGTGGATCGGCATCGTGCTCGCGATCACGATCGTCGCGGTCATCGGCGGCAGCGGCCTGGCCCCCGACGCGATGAGCGTGGGGGAGGTCGCGGGGCTGGCGTTCGGGCTCGCGCCGACGGCGCTGCTGATCCCCATCGTGCTGTTCGTGGTGCGCGTGGTGCAGTGGCGCCGCGTGGGGACCTTGATGTCGGTGGAGGGCCGGTTGCGCTGGAGCTGGCTGCTGCGCTGCACGGCCGCCGCGGTCGTGCCCGTCGGGGTGTGCCTGATCGCCTTCCTGTTCCTGGTGGACCGCCTGGCCCCGGGGTCCGGGCCCGTGGGGGAGACAGGGGGAGCGGAGGTGTTCGCGGCGGCGGTGGTCGTCATCGTCCTGCTGGTGCCGTTCCAGGCCGCCGCCGAGGAACTCACCGCGCGGGGGCTGATGATGCAGCTCGTCGGGTCCCTGGGCGCCCGCCCGGGCGAACCCCGGGGCGGCGGGGCCGCGTCGCGCGTGCTGCGCTCACCGGGAACGGCGGTCCTGGCCGGGGGCACCCTGGTCCCGGTGCTCTACGCGGCCACGCATCCCGACGACCTGTGGGTGACGTCCTCGCTCACGGTCATGGGACTGGGGATGGCCTGGCTGACCTGGCGCACGGGGGGCGTGGAGGCCGCGATCGGCCTGCACGTGGTCAGCAGCCTGGTCCAGTTCCTGCTCACCGCCTACGAGGGGCGGCTGTCGGAGGTCGGCACGGGGGCCGTCCTCGGCGCCGGCCTGCCGTCGGGCGGGGGGACACCGCTCGGGCTGGCGCTGACCGTGGCGCAGGTGGGCGCGTACGTGCTGGGGGTGACCTGGCTCGCCGGCCGCGGGGGCGTACGGCGAGCCAGCGCCCGGGCACGGCGCTGA
- a CDS encoding Mrp/NBP35 family ATP-binding protein, with translation MSSTPSTEQVRKALATVQDPEIHRPITDLGMVKSVDIADDGAVSVGIYLTVAGCPMKGRIEKDVTEAVTKVAGVTSVSVELDVMSDEQRKELQTQLRGGQAEKEIPFAKPNSLTKVFAVASGKGGVGKSSVTVNLAAAMAAQGHKVGVVDADIYGHSVPRMLGASDYPTKVEDMILPPSAHDIKVISVGMFTQGNQPVVWRGPMLHRALQQFLSDVYWGDLDVLLMDLPPGTGDIAISVAQLLPNAELLVVTTPQMAAAEVAERAGAITAQTHQRIAGVIENMSYFVPPGGGEPLRLFGEGGGQTVADALSRTLGTSIPLLGQIPLDTRVREGGDEGKPLVLTDPDSEASKIMSSIAESLAGKPRGLAGMQLGISPAGR, from the coding sequence ATGTCCTCCACACCATCCACCGAGCAGGTGCGCAAGGCCCTGGCCACGGTGCAAGATCCGGAGATCCACCGCCCCATCACCGACCTCGGCATGGTCAAGAGCGTCGACATCGCCGACGACGGTGCCGTCAGCGTCGGCATCTACCTGACCGTCGCCGGATGCCCGATGAAGGGTCGCATCGAGAAGGACGTGACCGAAGCGGTGACCAAGGTCGCCGGGGTCACCTCCGTCAGCGTCGAACTCGACGTCATGAGCGACGAACAGCGCAAGGAGCTGCAGACGCAGCTGCGCGGCGGCCAGGCGGAGAAGGAGATCCCCTTCGCCAAGCCGAACTCCCTCACCAAGGTCTTCGCCGTCGCCTCCGGCAAGGGCGGTGTGGGCAAGTCCTCCGTCACCGTGAACCTCGCCGCGGCCATGGCGGCCCAGGGCCACAAGGTCGGCGTCGTCGACGCCGACATCTACGGCCACTCGGTGCCCCGCATGCTCGGTGCGTCGGACTACCCGACCAAGGTCGAGGACATGATCCTCCCTCCCTCCGCGCACGACATCAAGGTCATCTCGGTGGGCATGTTCACCCAGGGCAACCAGCCCGTGGTGTGGCGCGGCCCGATGCTGCACCGCGCGCTGCAGCAGTTCCTGTCGGACGTGTACTGGGGCGACCTCGACGTCCTGCTGATGGACCTGCCCCCGGGCACCGGCGACATCGCCATCTCGGTCGCGCAGCTGCTGCCGAACGCCGAGCTGCTCGTGGTGACCACGCCGCAGATGGCGGCCGCCGAGGTCGCCGAGCGCGCCGGAGCGATCACCGCGCAGACCCACCAGCGCATCGCCGGCGTCATCGAGAACATGTCGTACTTCGTTCCGCCGGGCGGCGGAGAGCCCCTGCGGCTCTTCGGCGAGGGCGGCGGCCAGACGGTCGCCGACGCCCTGAGCCGGACGCTGGGCACCAGCATCCCGCTGCTGGGACAGATCCCGCTGGACACACGGGTGCGCGAGGGCGGCGACGAGGGCAAGCCCCTGGTCCTGACCGACCCCGACTCCGAGGCCAGCAAGATCATGTCCTCCATCGCCGAGTCCCTGGCGGGCAAGCCGCGCGGGCTCGCCGGCATGCAGCTGGGCATCTCCCCGGCCGGCCGCTAG
- a CDS encoding S1C family serine protease produces MALSGMLVVALIAGGAGGLAGSFLTGPAAPEAEAEDEGARLNEPPPEAPERDPDTIAGVAQRVSPSVVSIQSADARIGGGGSGFVISDDHVVTNDHVSSVLEEDGIRIEYSDGTLSDATVVGSDPSSDLAVLALDSPKGDVEALEFGDSDQALVGDEVIAIGAPLGYAGTVTQGIISAVDRPVSSGEGPNASRFYAIQTDAAINPGNSGGPLVDSGGRVIGVNSMIVSMAGYMGESTGNIGLGFAIPSNEAERVVNRLVDHDETSYADIGAEIDLESPIAGAVIADGSRAVEPGGPADEAGLESGDVIVSLDGRRVQSGSELMAMLRDRTPGTEVDLEYERDGTRESTSVTLGATAD; encoded by the coding sequence ATGGCGCTGTCCGGCATGCTCGTCGTCGCGCTGATCGCGGGCGGCGCCGGCGGTCTGGCGGGCTCGTTCCTCACCGGTCCGGCCGCACCCGAGGCCGAGGCCGAGGACGAGGGCGCCCGCCTCAACGAGCCGCCGCCCGAAGCCCCCGAGCGCGACCCCGACACCATCGCGGGCGTGGCCCAGCGGGTCAGCCCGAGCGTGGTCTCCATCCAGAGCGCGGACGCCCGCATCGGCGGCGGAGGTTCAGGGTTCGTCATCAGCGACGACCACGTCGTCACCAACGACCACGTCTCCTCCGTGCTGGAGGAGGACGGCATCCGGATCGAGTACAGCGACGGCACGCTGTCCGACGCCACGGTGGTCGGCTCCGACCCCAGCTCGGACCTGGCCGTGCTGGCGCTCGACTCCCCCAAGGGCGACGTCGAGGCTCTGGAGTTCGGCGACTCGGACCAGGCGCTCGTGGGCGACGAGGTCATCGCCATCGGCGCGCCGCTGGGCTACGCGGGCACCGTCACGCAGGGCATCATCAGCGCCGTCGACCGCCCGGTCAGCTCCGGTGAGGGCCCCAACGCCAGCCGCTTCTACGCCATCCAGACCGACGCGGCGATCAACCCGGGCAACTCGGGCGGCCCGCTCGTGGACTCCGGGGGCCGGGTCATCGGCGTGAACTCGATGATCGTGAGCATGGCCGGCTATATGGGCGAGTCCACGGGCAACATCGGCCTGGGCTTCGCGATCCCGTCCAACGAGGCGGAGCGCGTGGTGAACCGGCTCGTGGACCACGACGAGACCAGCTACGCCGACATCGGCGCGGAGATCGACCTGGAGAGCCCGATCGCCGGCGCGGTCATCGCCGACGGCTCCCGCGCCGTCGAGCCCGGCGGTCCGGCCGACGAGGCGGGTCTGGAATCGGGCGATGTCATCGTGTCCCTGGACGGGCGGCGCGTGCAGTCCGGGTCGGAGCTGATGGCGATGCTGCGCGACCGCACGCCGGGCACCGAGGTCGACCTGGAGTACGAGCGCGACGGCACGCGCGAGAGCACCAGCGTCACCCTGGGCGCGACCGCCGACTGA
- a CDS encoding transcriptional regulator, with protein MSAEEPSSAPRPVPVTPLLVVFLCVVLLTAATHPGSDEVPAEGGDDGMAVLRAAAAADDTVAYTGVRELRGPEELDGEAVRIRVVNQPGKGIALAAVDQDGAAEGSTFAVGDSSALVTLDERLLGMLEDTYEVADAGPTDLDGRAARMVVALRSDATVAGRFWVDEESGILLGRTVYEDSGGAALRTRLSGIEFGEGHWPADAVGGEPWGDALSGGEREELRDRGWILPEHLTWDLRLVDARSTEHGRQRVVHLVYSDGLSQVSVFAQRGKLGTEHPTSLHNGYVGTGEGGSGVTPRHDTIFGGEVGQYQSMWQADGFVYTVLADAPAGLASSAVSALPEPEGSGFWARVQRGLSRLGFA; from the coding sequence GTGAGCGCGGAGGAACCCTCCTCCGCCCCGCGCCCCGTTCCGGTGACACCGCTGCTCGTCGTGTTCCTGTGCGTCGTCCTGCTCACCGCCGCGACCCATCCCGGCTCCGACGAGGTCCCCGCGGAAGGCGGCGACGACGGCATGGCCGTGCTGCGGGCGGCGGCAGCGGCGGACGACACGGTGGCCTACACCGGCGTGCGCGAGCTGCGCGGGCCGGAGGAGCTCGACGGAGAGGCCGTGCGGATCCGGGTCGTCAACCAGCCGGGGAAGGGCATCGCCCTGGCCGCCGTCGACCAGGACGGGGCCGCCGAGGGGTCCACGTTCGCCGTGGGCGACTCCTCGGCCCTGGTGACGCTCGACGAACGCCTGCTGGGCATGCTGGAGGACACCTACGAGGTGGCGGACGCCGGACCCACCGACCTCGACGGGCGCGCCGCCCGCATGGTCGTGGCCCTGCGGTCCGACGCGACGGTCGCCGGACGCTTCTGGGTGGACGAGGAGTCCGGCATCCTGCTCGGCCGCACCGTGTACGAGGACTCCGGCGGCGCGGCCCTGCGCACCAGGCTGAGCGGCATCGAGTTCGGCGAGGGCCACTGGCCGGCCGACGCGGTCGGCGGCGAGCCCTGGGGTGACGCGCTGAGCGGGGGCGAGCGCGAGGAGCTGCGTGACCGGGGCTGGATCCTGCCCGAGCACCTGACCTGGGACCTGCGCCTGGTCGACGCCCGTTCCACCGAACACGGCCGGCAGCGGGTGGTCCACCTGGTCTACTCCGACGGGCTGTCCCAGGTATCGGTTTTCGCCCAACGTGGGAAGCTGGGCACGGAACACCCGACTTCACTTCACAACGGATATGTCGGAACCGGGGAGGGGGGAAGTGGCGTCACACCACGACATGACACGATCTTCGGCGGCGAGGTCGGGCAGTACCAGAGCATGTGGCAGGCGGACGGTTTCGTCTACACGGTGCTGGCCGACGCCCCCGCGGGACTGGCCTCCTCCGCGGTGAGCGCGTTGCCGGAACCCGAGGGTTCCGGCTTCTGGGCCAGAGTGCAGCGCGGCCTGTCCCGGCTGGGGTTCGCCTGA
- a CDS encoding anti-sigma factor codes for MSTEHLGERLSALVDGELGTAEHERALIHLAKCEPCRVEADMMRRLKRRLTGLCEPEPDMDFLGRLSSLSQASSDDGGGPVGPRGPAAPAGGRGFGSSPPLGSSRPIGGFPWGGPLAAEAVSPESTAVSAEPTPPARPPRAPRRRGERLAQFLPPFPGGRYAVAGFAVATALLGTAFVAGGDTEDTPVVEPRLSDYAVEHAVTSRQVPAAEVRPARSQGADDTRPTEATR; via the coding sequence GTGAGCACGGAACACCTCGGAGAACGCCTGTCCGCGCTCGTGGACGGCGAACTGGGCACGGCCGAGCACGAGCGCGCGCTCATCCATCTGGCCAAGTGCGAGCCCTGCCGCGTCGAGGCGGACATGATGCGCCGGCTCAAGCGCCGCCTCACCGGCCTGTGCGAGCCCGAGCCGGACATGGACTTCCTGGGACGGCTCTCCAGCCTGTCCCAGGCGTCCTCCGACGACGGCGGCGGTCCCGTGGGACCCCGGGGCCCCGCGGCGCCCGCGGGCGGCCGGGGTTTCGGTTCCAGCCCGCCCCTGGGGTCCTCCCGCCCCATCGGCGGGTTCCCCTGGGGTGGGCCGCTCGCCGCTGAGGCGGTCTCTCCCGAGTCCACCGCGGTGTCCGCGGAACCGACCCCGCCCGCCCGCCCCCCGCGAGCCCCGCGTCGCCGTGGTGAGCGCCTGGCCCAGTTCCTGCCGCCCTTCCCCGGCGGCCGCTACGCCGTCGCGGGCTTCGCGGTGGCCACCGCGCTGCTGGGCACCGCCTTCGTGGCGGGCGGCGACACCGAGGACACCCCCGTGGTGGAGCCGCGGCTGTCCGACTACGCCGTCGAGCACGCGGTGACCAGTCGCCAGGTTCCGGCGGCCGAGGTCCGGCCCGCCCGCTCCCAGGGGGCGGACGACACCCGTCCCACCGAAGCGACCCGGTGA
- the sigE gene encoding RNA polymerase sigma factor SigE — protein sequence MKGAAVPESGPAVDFEAWEPPSWDEVVRVHSPRVYRLAYRLTGNKHDAEDLTQEVFIRVFRSLANYTPGTFEGWLHRITTNLFLDMARRKARIRFEGLADNADERLEGREPSPAQRYDDRHFDADVQSALDALPAEFRAPVVLCDIEGLSYEEIAATLDVKLGTVRSRIHRGRAQLRRALEHRRSLAAEAGGQAGANAIDREAQQ from the coding sequence ATGAAGGGAGCAGCGGTGCCAGAGTCCGGCCCGGCCGTTGATTTCGAGGCATGGGAACCCCCGAGCTGGGACGAGGTCGTCCGCGTCCACTCACCCCGCGTCTACCGGCTGGCCTATCGGCTGACCGGTAACAAGCACGACGCCGAGGACCTCACGCAGGAGGTCTTCATCCGGGTGTTCCGCTCCCTGGCCAACTACACCCCCGGCACGTTCGAGGGGTGGCTCCACCGCATCACCACGAACCTCTTCCTGGACATGGCGCGCCGCAAGGCCCGGATCCGCTTCGAGGGCCTGGCCGACAACGCCGACGAGCGCCTGGAGGGCCGCGAGCCCTCACCCGCCCAGCGCTACGACGACCGGCACTTCGACGCCGACGTCCAGAGCGCGCTGGACGCCCTGCCCGCCGAGTTCCGCGCCCCCGTGGTCCTGTGCGACATCGAGGGCCTCTCCTACGAGGAGATCGCGGCGACGCTCGACGTCAAGCTCGGCACCGTCCGCAGCCGTATCCACCGGGGTCGTGCCCAGCTGCGCCGCGCCCTGGAGCACCGGCGGTCGCTGGCCGCCGAGGCCGGGGGACAGGCCGGAGCGAACGCCATCGACCGGGAGGCGCAGCAGTGA